Part of the Plasmodium vinckei vinckei genome assembly, chromosome: PVVCY_13 genome, AAAAGGAAAAGGAGGATGGGAAGTAACAAAAGAAGCAAAAGAAAAGGCTATGACGTTAGCTAAAGAATTTAATGATTTGAAATATCCTTTAATGGTATTTCCAGAGGGAACTCGTTCTAATAATGGAAAATTGCAATTGTTTAAAATgggattttttaaatttgcacttcaaaataatatggaaataataCCATGTGCATTACATGGATCAAATAATCTATGGACAGTAGGctcaatattatttaaaagggGAACGGTATATGTATCATATGGTGAACCTTTTCGACCTACCCCAGGAATGACTGTTCCCGAGCTAGCAGAAAAAACcagaaatattatatttgaaatGATTAAAGAGTTTCCAGATTATAATCCAAATGTaagatgaaataattaCACGTTATACATCATTATATGTACTTTTGTTtgtgttattatatttcacGTTTAAATACTATTATTAAGTTTATTTCAAATATCCCAGCTTCCAATACATTATATCCATTTTAATGaatactatatttttttactttttttttgtgctATATTTGCAGATTGATCAGTTATCAGTGGAATTTCCAGAATCACGAGGCCAGGGTATATAacaacatattttttgtttatgttTTCTTAAAGTTACGTATTTTTTGAGGGGCTATCcccaattttattataaatatacaataataaattttaaacaatttaatgttttttatgaaaagaCCATTTagtttatattcattttttatctttcccaaacaattttaaaaatgataaagtAATAACCCAACATTTGGTTATGTGTATgcaaaatatgtttttaaaatatgatttaataaaaaaaacgaaaaaacaCTTCGAcatgaataaaaattaattgttCATGCTTTAAATATTAGGTTTAAttaatcattattttttaatattttataaacaaaatgtgataattttgtttctttttgatttctaatattttgtaacaAAATGCCACGCAATCATATTGCtatgatttaaataaaatggtggtatattttatttcatttttatattccatTTATGAacctttttctttataaaaaatatttttatttattattatttatttgattagtcattatgtaaatttaaaaaaatcaatagAAAGTTATTGGTAACTGGTAAATCTGTAAAATAcgctttatatataaacaaaattataaataaagaaatgatttgtgttttttggctgaaaattaaattttaaaattgtgaatgcttgtaaatttttgaaaaaaacgATAAATATAGGTAATACtacaataatatgaatatgcaTAAAGTTCCATATGACCAAACAGAAGATTCTACAAGTGGGTACAATGCCTTAGTACGtctaaatatatgtatgcattttttttattatgctCATTTTGTTATTACTCAACGgtgatatttataatatttagctatattaaataaaaaacaccAACATTAGTTAAAGTTTTGTGAAAGAGGATATAAgattttcaaataatagcaaaacaattttataaaagaataCGAAACAAATGTCGGACGAACTCTTTGACGAAGttgaatttataaataaacacatcaattttaaaagcccaaatgtaaataaaaaattaggCAAAGATGACCAAAATAAAGTTGTCCaactattaataatttgtaaaaaaaaaattgaaataaataaagaatataatgaaaGCTATATAAATAACTATATCAAATCATTAAAGATCGCGATATTCTATATACCATTTAATCCTTcaattaaagaaataataacggaaaacaaaacatatgaacaattatttttaggAAGAAACATTATCAATAGTTCctcaaatttattaaaagaaaaaaccaataatattaataatttaaatgggAATGACACCAAAATATGTGGGGAAAGCAAATGGAACAATACTGTGTCATTATATGATCagattaataaatatgaattgatatttttaattaatttaataactcataatgaaaataataataaagtgTGGAAGTATTTGTATCCTTGGTATttctattatattattttaaatgaacTTGAACAGgataacatatttatgttactaaataattttatattaaacaaaataacaTACGACGAATTAGCAAAAGACGGCAATATTGCATTTGTTCTTTTTATctctttatttaataatttaaaaaacataaaaaatgaagcagctatttgtaattatttttatttctttattgaaaattgcttaaaacatgaaaataaattgtttataCACATTTTACAACATATGAAATTACTATACACAGATTTTGAATgcttaacaaaaaaaatgaaagaaaatgttaaagatatttataatgaaaatattacaatATCAGAAAAgtggaaaatatttaataatgtaaataataaaaactatgttttaaaatatataatatttatgtatagaCTAATTTTTGAagcattatataatattatggaTCAAAAgaattttgaaaaagaaCCAGTTTCTCAATACAAAgagttatataaaattataattgaagaaattcattataacttaatatttatcaatgagataaattatttccatAATGTTACAGATACATCCATAgatttatataacaaatatGTTCTGTTTATGGACATGTTTTtacattataaaaaaaataataatttagaaatatttaaactaattttatttatttcaaacatttttattgattCTTATGAGCAGTTAGATTATTTGTCATcttcagaaaaaaaaaattatatcgACACCATTTTTACTTActtgaaaaatatacacaatATGAGAAATGAgcatatatcaaaaaaagagaatattctatatcatcattttgtacttaatagatatattattagtatTGTAGCCAATTTTTCTGTGGATAATCAAATTTCTGCTTACATTAAAGAGATACAAGGtaatcatatataaaaaatggtcTATCTCTTTTTATTACTCAATAGGATCATATTCCtctatttcatttattatgatTGAAGTATGCATATGGTTCATTGCCCTTTTATCcattttatactttttagGAATTGGCATATTGAGAAAGTTCATGTATGTTGATGATAAAGATCCCTGTCTAGCAGAATATTCTGTTTTGGTATGCTCATTTGAAACTTGCTTATTTAACATTGTTtgtaaacatataaaatatatacatgtttataataataaaacataaaatatttcaaaaaaattatgtcttattgtatatgtttatttatatcttttgtAGGCtattaaacatataaaggaaaatgaaaatttggatgacctttaaaataaattattcctttatattattagttTATTCGATTGTTTGTTTTTACATATGTATGCTAATTAATAGTTTTGACAACTTTCTACATGACCCACTACTTTctttttcgattttttttgtttaattttgAACTATCATAAATACACATAATGCGTATTTTCTCCGTTTCATAactaatatttaaattacaTGTGtaatgtaaatttttaaaagaaaaaatatctttATTCAGTTGGagttacaaaaaaaattagacaaattatttaaatggaaaaatatagatatgaATATCGTGCAAAATacacataatttttatttataaaaaaaggatgATTGAAACTAATACAAATATGATATGAaatagttaaaaaaaaggtcGGTATTAATATTCCAATTattggaaatatataagcaaCTTCTCccctttttaaaaattagtatatacaaatatactTTTGATAAAACACAACAGGGTTATCACTTTAATGCATATACAAGGATATgtacatatgcatataaattatatttctcTACCAaagtaaaattaataattcttCAAATTGCAAGacttaattttaaaatataatgaaaaaggaTTATcactttattattttattacatatatattaataaatcacATGAAATTCGGTATTATCAATTTTGTAACATACTTTATCATGGtgttttaataaatgcgtttatttttaattatctAAGTGGAAGATAATTTCttatcaatatatatatgactATATCATCTATAGATATACATACAAATTTAATTCCCGTGAATGAGTAAATGCctacaaatttttaattaaaaagttaATTAATTCTTCCTGGCtagtaaaattataatccTGAATATCGGAattgtaaattttatatataacatcaTTTAATTGGATCGGATTATTCACATTAAATGTTGTGTCATTGCTATTCGATTTAATAGAAATAATGAACTTAATTTTATGTGgcttaaaaattttgactttttttttaatatttgtattattagctgaaaaaaatatataggaatatatatttttatttaataatttttttgatacaTCATAAGCAACTAATAAATTCTCTATTTCATAAACTTGAATTAAAACCTTAGGACaagaataattaaattgCCCAGTATTTAATTGAGAcgaaattaaattatttgtacattcaaaattattttgataatcatgtaataatgaaaaattgcTGAAAATTTGGACCTTATCACCTCCCGATGTTGCTTGAGTATTCATTgataatttatcatttgattctgttatttttgtaaaaatcttttccaaatatatttcaacaCCATATgcttttatatgtatagctgaattattttttataccaCTGTCATTAGTATTGTTATTGCTTACATTGGTGGATTTcttattattcatatttctTATTAGTTTATCAAACTTCCCACCATGAGCTATTATGTCTTTATTCTTACTATCTGatataacataaaatattatttcgtTAGAGAAAACATGTTCatcataatttaaaaaaatatcaaaatatacattttcaaTTATCGTATTTGTTCCaataaatttgttaatatttttaactttATCTAATATAgacaataaatttatttttttttctttattctCCATAACTTTAATACCTTTTTCTGATTCATtcgaatattttttatgccCATCATATTCTATTCTACAATTCTCATTTTCATAACTTGGATATTCTCTTTCATCATAAGTCACCAAGCTATTGTTATTTATTCCATTAATATTGCTACTGCTAATATGACCACTATTATTGGTACATCCTATATTACTACTACCCCCGCTTTTACAGCTGATCTTGGgtgtaataatatttcctACATTGTTAATAGTATTATTACACACAATACTATTATTGTAAGTGTTGTTGAAATCACAATTTCTTTTGCTTAAGGCATCAAATATGAACTTGTCTAAAATGCTAAAATATTcatctattttattaatttcacattttatttggaacaaattaaatataaaatcagTTACTTTTGAGGCatgattattttctaatttaaatttttgtatCAACAATGATATTGctgatttatttattaattgggaagaatttttctttaaagtTATTCCCAAGTCATAAGATGTGTCCTCAGGCAAATCCAAACATTCAATCAATATTAATGGCAATAAATCGATATATGACcaaacaaatattaatttgttaAAATATGAAGCATGATTACATAAAGTATATATTGATACAAAAATGTCTGAATTTGCaaatattgatatataattaaattctTCTTGAgcataaacatattttgtattaattaaaatacaataaaatattttttctacttCATCTGGGTATAAATTAGTAGTAttaatatctttttttggttgtttatttttagctATTTGATATTTGTATGTATATCCTTTAGTATAAAATTTCCAAAATAACAttgtttcattatatttatcataacaatctatattttcatatatatattcggaaaaagacaaaaaaaatgaatttcgcaaagttataatatttccaTATATGTCTAACAAATATACcacattttcaatattattacacgcatttgtatttataaatatgcttttacatttgttttctttcttcttatttatattacaaGAATAATTATACTCATcaattgttatattttcaaagtttatataatatttatttcgtAAAATTATAGgtgttattaaaaaaattgcacctctttttttgaaagacaatataatttttttttttatacttttctttatatttgattcttctgaaaatattttagcTCCTTGAAATGCTATCatatcttctttttttatcgaattcttttcaattttattatcatttttttcaaatagtGTACTAATTATTGTCTGCACTTCCTCACAGTTCCTTTTTTTCTCAACTAAATTATAAATctcattaaaatttttttcatatgaaaaaaaaaaattctcaTGTAATAAGCTATAAGCAGACAACCTTTTCTGTGGATCAATTTCTAATAAACTTAACAAAAATTGGAATATCTTATTATCTGATCGTATGCTTTCTGGGTATATACATTTCAATAGATTAGATAACACTATTGACCTTTCCATTGATGTTGAAAAGGGTTCATGAAacatttcaaaaaaaacaactcctaatgaaaaaatatccGCTTTTTGATCAAAATGTTCTCCATTTATTTGCTCAGGAGACATATAATTAACTGTTCCTGCTGATGGGTTTATTTGAGTATTATCAATTTTGGTAGTTAAACCAAAATCGCCTATTTTAGCTGATAAAATGTCGtcatttatttgtaaaaatatatttgacgGTTTTATATCTCTatgcattattttcatatcatgtatataatatattccatttaaaatttgtttaatcAGTTCccatattaatttttcatttttataaataaaaccgCAATCTATAGCTTCTCTTAATGTTTTTCCTGGGCAATATTCcattaatatgtataaatatttttcattcatttttatattctctTTATTCttcttattataataatttcgtatattgtttatttcatctatatagtatatattctttttattttctttatttttcttctttattacatatttataattatttttaatttctttaaaaaGATAATAGTCTATGTTATTTTCCACCCATGCATCATAATATCTCACGATATTTTCATGCTGCAATTTAGCAATCATTATAACTTCTTCCATTATAAGACTGTTGTTTTCATTCATGATGTTGTTACCGGAGCTAAAAGACCCAGACATCGCGTGttcattatcattatatttgttacCCTTTTtagcattattattatattttccagCCATTTCGTTATCATTTCCTCGTTTGTTAGGACTATAACTGCTCAaggttatttttttcacagCATAAGCTATATTgaatcttttatttttaactttCATAACGTAACCAAAGCCACCACATCCCAGTACACTTTCTTCTGAAAAATCTCGATAATACCGAGaatatttgttaataatttctTTACATATTTCATTCCCATTACTTGCCAATAAAACAGTTAGCGGTGTATTTTCcttcataattttaataaatttcttttttttcctttcttctttttcatatatattatttttttcgatttctgttatattattcaattttatttttggggttttatttaaatcatcTGTTTTAAGAAAATTACTAATTTCTTCTGCGTCTTTTATTGAAAATTCGATATCTTCTCTTTTACTATTTCTTTCTTCAGTAGAATAATTAATTGGTTTGTTATTATCTTGTTTGCAGTTTtcttcaattttattttttccctttttttctATCAATTCATTGAATGCATcccttttcattttttttgttatatttttgttcgatttttctttctttacAATTTCGCTATCTGTGCCTGCTCCggatttatttattcccAGTTTTAGAATTTCTGAATTGCCaatttcattaaatttgCTACTATCAGAATAGTTACCCATGTTATTTGTAAAACTAATATTATCTTC contains:
- a CDS encoding GCN2 alpha-related protein kinase, putative; this translates as METDKINNGDDPLVSAGKLINDIYTLSSIKDIDIDIIQEGLLKKVMDDEETNGIMFAEDTSNSKNECTILNIRINVDKNNYGPNKYELGYADITVNIDFNKKEYNYSLDNSKLHKCYYYKITMFLNYITEKKLNFKDSIMYLYSHINDHNSMKCSCWVDDKNVETILEGKMNDNIKSEKKEHFTEHSKGYIKVNIENEREETNAKLKGKTCTVRSFSEDNISFTNNMGNYSDSSKFNEIGNSEILKLGINKSGAGTDSEIVKKEKSNKNITKKMKRDAFNELIEKKGKNKIEENCKQDNNKPINYSTEERNSKREDIEFSIKDAEEISNFLKTDDLNKTPKIKLNNITEIEKNNIYEKEERKKKKFIKIMKENTPLTVLLASNGNEICKEIINKYSRYYRDFSEESVLGCGGFGYVMKVKNKRFNIAYAVKKITLSSYSPNKRGNDNEMAGKYNNNAKKGNKYNDNEHAMSGSFSSGNNIMNENNSLIMEEVIMIAKLQHENIVRYYDAWVENNIDYYLFKEIKNNYKYVIKKKNKENKKNIYYIDEINNIRNYYNKKNKENIKMNEKYLYILMEYCPGKTLREAIDCGFIYKNEKLIWELIKQILNGIYYIHDMKIMHRDIKPSNIFLQINDDILSAKIGDFGLTTKIDNTQINPSAGTVNYMSPEQINGEHFDQKADIFSLGVVFFEMFHEPFSTSMERSIVLSNLLKCIYPESIRSDNKIFQFLLSLLEIDPQKRLSAYSLLHENFFFSYEKNFNEIYNLVEKKRNCEEVQTIISTLFEKNDNKIEKNSIKKEDMIAFQGAKIFSEESNIKKSIKKKIILSFKKRGAIFLITPIILRNKYYINFENITIDEYNYSCNINKKKENKCKSIFINTNACNNIENVVYLLDIYGNIITLRNSFFLSFSEYIYENIDCYDKYNETMLFWKFYTKGYTYKYQIAKNKQPKKDINTTNLYPDEVEKIFYCILINTKYVYAQEEFNYISIFANSDIFVSIYTLCNHASYFNKLIFVWSYIDLLPLILIECLDLPEDTSYDLGITLKKNSSQLINKSAISLLIQKFKLENNHASKVTDFIFNLFQIKCEINKIDEYFSILDKFIFDALSKRNCDFNNTYNNSIVCNNTINNVGNIITPKISCKSGGSSNIGCTNNSGHISSSNINGINNNSLVTYDEREYPSYENENCRIEYDGHKKYSNESEKGIKVMENKEKKINLLSILDKVKNINKFIGTNTIIENVYFDIFLNYDEHVFSNEIIFYVISDSKNKDIIAHGGKFDKLIRNMNNKKSTNVSNNNTNDSGIKNNSAIHIKAYGVEIYLEKIFTKITESNDKLSMNTQATSGGDKVQIFSNFSLLHDYQNNFECTNNLISSQLNTGQFNYSCPKVLIQVYEIENLLVAYDVSKKLLNKNIYSYIFFSANNTNIKKKVKIFKPHKIKFIISIKSNSNDTTFNVNNPIQLNDVIYKIYNSDIQDYNFTSQEELINFLIKNL